A genomic stretch from Setaria viridis chromosome 1, Setaria_viridis_v4.0, whole genome shotgun sequence includes:
- the LOC117848375 gene encoding uncharacterized protein — MPHVHPALVIFLSLAALATSCTEKEKSSLLQFVAELSQDGGLTNSWENSTDCCRWEGITCSSDRTVTGVFLASKSLQGHISASLGNLTGLVCLNLSHNSLHGDLPLELLSSNSIAVLDVSFNLLNGDLQVLEKSTLRSLQVLNVSSNFFSGHFPSPTREAMKSLIALNASNNSFTGQIPTVFCVSAPSFAVLQLSYNQFSGRIPSELGNCSMLTSLNAGHNNLSGSLPDEFFNITLMEHLSLHDNQLEGTLNGISRLKNLATLNLGGNMFSGNIPYSIGELKKLVTIHLDHNSMSGELPPTLSNCTSLITIDFSSNNFSGGLKEVNFSNLPNLKTIDLMLNNFSGTIPESIYSCINLTALRLSSNKFHGQLSERIGNLKSLAFLSLVDNSLTNITSALQILSSCRNLTTLLIGKNFKNEAMPKDDAIDGFGNLRVLFLNDCSLSGKIPLWLSKLTNLEMLLLYNNELTGPIPDWINNLIFLFHINMYNNSLTGEIPTALMSMPMLEKDKVAPKPFELPIYTRSRQYRMAISFSTMLHVGRNNLTGVIPEEIGQLKALVSLDLRSNKLIGVIPQSICNLSNLEALDLSGNHLTGTIPIGLNNLHFLSKFNISNNDLEGPIPINGQLSTFPNSSFQGNPKLCGPMIARYCGSAETTITTNVTKNIDIKVISAIAFGAFFIVGVMYDQIVLSKAFC; from the coding sequence ATGCCACATGTTCATCCTGCCCTTGTGATCTTTCTCTCCTTGGCCGCTCTTGCCACCTCTTGCACTGAGAAGGAGAAGAGCTCCTTGCTACAGTTCGTCGCTGAGCTCTCCCAGGACGGTGGCCTCACCAATTCATGGGAGAATAGCACGGATTGCTGCAGATGGGAAGGGATCACCTGCAGTTCAGATAGGACAGTCACTGGTGTCTTTCTAGCTTCTAAAAGCCTTCAGGGGCACATCTCAGCGtcccttggcaacctcactGGCCTGGTGTGCCTCAACCTCTCTCACAATTCCTTACACGGTGACCTGCCACTGGAATTATTGTCTTCCAATAGCATTGCTGTCCTTGATGTGAGCTTCAACCTACTCAATGGAGATTTGCAGGTGCTGGAAAAGTCAACCCTTCGGTCTTTGCAGGTACTGAACGTATCAAGCAACTTTTTTTCAGGACATTTTCCTTCTCCCACACGGGAGGCCATGAAGAGTTTGATCGCTCTCAACGCCAGCAACAATAGCTTTACCGGGCAGATACCAACTGTGTTTTGTGTCAGTGCACCATCCTTTGCTGTGCTTCAACTCAGTTACAACCAATTCAGTGGAAGAATCCCTTCTGAGCTCGGTAATTGCTCCATGCTGACATCTCTCAACGCTGGGCACAACAACCTCAGTGGGAGTCTTCCAGATGAGTTCTTCAATATTACCCTGATGGAGCACCTCTCTCTTCATGATAATCAGTTAGAAGGAACACTCAATGGCATCAGCAGGCTAAAGAATCTGGCGACCCTTAATCTCGGAGGGAACATGTTCAGTGGCAATATCCCATATTCTATAGGTGAGCTTAAGAAACTGGTGACTATCCATTTGGACCACAACAGCATGTCTGGGGAGCTTCCACCAACTTTGAGCAACTGCACAAGTCTCATAACCATTGACTTCAGTAGCAACAATTTCAGTGGAGGACTCAAAGAGGTTAACTTCTCCAACTTACCTAATCTAAAAACCATAGATCTTATGCTAAATAACTTCAGTGGCACAATTCCAGAAAGCATCTACTCATGCATCAATCTAACTGCACTGCGGCTATCTTCAAATAAGTTCCATGGCCAGTTGTCAGAAAGAATAGGCAATCTGAAGTCCCTGGCATTCTTATCGCTTGTTGACAATTCCCTTACAAATATCACAAGTGCACTTCAGATCCTTAGCAGTTGCAGGAACTTGACCACCTTGCTAATAGGGAAGAACTTCAAGAACGAGGCCATGCCAAAGGATGACGCAATTGATGGTTTTGGGAATCTTCGGGTTCTTTTCTTAAATGATTGTTCATTATCTGGGAAAATACCTCTTTGGTTATCCAAGCTCACAAATTTGGAGATGCTACTATTATATAACAATGAACTAACCGGACCAATACCAGACTGGATCAACAACCTAATTTTCCTCTTCCATATAAACATGTATAACAACAGCCTTACAGGGGAAATTCCAACAGCCTTAATGAGCATGCCCATGCTAGAGAAGGACAAGGTTGCACCAAAGCCCTTTGAGCTGCCTATTTACACCCGATCGCGTCAATACCGCATGGCCATTTCTTTCTCCACAATGCTGCATGTAGGCAGAAACAACCTCACAGGTGTCATCCCTGAAGAGATTGGTCAGTTGAAAGCACTAGTTTCATTGGATTTGCGCTCCAACAAATTAATTGGAGTGATCCCACAATCCATTTGCAACCTCTCAAACCTTGAGGCATTGGACTTGTCTGGCAACCATCTAACAGGTACAATACCAATCGGCTTAAACAACCTGCATTTCCTTTCTAAGTTCAATATTTCTAACAATGACCTAGAGGGGCCTATTCCAATCAACGGCCAGCTCAGCACGTTTCCAAATTCTAGCTTTCAAGGAAACCCAAAGTTGTGTGGTCCCATGATTGCTCGCTACTGTGGTTCAGCAGAAACAACTATCACAACAAATGTGACTAAG